The following are encoded together in the Humulus lupulus chromosome 5, drHumLupu1.1, whole genome shotgun sequence genome:
- the LOC133778393 gene encoding uncharacterized protein LOC133778393 — MDMPQDPSRWWASVTSLCIQGVDENEDAYISDSDVNSLCSDEDECDRKRSKKEYNPRTAEFITFKFCLGMEFATVEQLRHALKEYFISNDREFVYVMNDQLRVRAKCRGKGCPWVLYARQQKGVDNKSFRVNTLVDRHECGIVFNNRLVDSTWLGNHFLEQFRMNPSMSFKCFKEMTSKGKYANTTSDAFYRAKKVATEILEGSVKEQYAILEDYCNQIRATNPGSTAILKTRMEGDKRYFERVYICLQACKEGFNRGCRPLIGVDGCFLKGYCKGMLLAAIGIDAVNAMFPIAYAVVEKENKSSWTWFLELVKEDLQIQNPHSFCMLSDRQKGLEKALEKLFEGAEIRFCVRHLHANFKKDYPGLLLKQMLWAAARATTKEEWRRRMYDFKQISEPAYTWLSNKAPTELTESHFKEHVKCDMLCNNLCESFNAAIIGVRDKTIIILLEKIRYWLMRIFCTKRESVKKWVHPVGKRILDIIEKNKKVARRCLPTMSTLTTFEVNFMNIEVFVVDLYKRTCACRSFQLNGIPCGHALACIWFSNLDVMNFIDGFYKKVAFEATYSGAIQPMSSPDK; from the coding sequence ATGGATATGCCACAAGATCCAAGTAGATGGTGGGCATCTGTCACTTCGTTATGCATCCAAGGGGTTGACGAGAATGAAGATGCTTACATATCTGATAGTGATGTCAATAGTTTGTGTAGTGATGAGGATGAGTGTGACCGAAAGAGGAGCAAGAAAGAGTACAATCCAAGGACTGCAGAATTCATCACATTCAAATTCTGTTTGGGGATGGAATTTGCCACTGTTGAGCAACTCAGACATGCTCTAAAAGAGTACTTTATTAGCAATGATAGGGAGTTTGTGTATGTCATGAATGATCAGTTAAGAGTTCGAGCAAAGTGTAGAGGCAAAGGTTGTCCATGGGTGTTATATGCAAGACAACAAAAAGGTGTGGACAACAAGAGTTTTAGAGTTAACACTCTAGTTGATCGACATGAATGTGGCATTGTTTTCAACAACAGGCTTGTGGATTCCACATGGCTAGGGAATCATTTTTTAGAGCAATTTCGTATGAATCCCAGCATGAGTTTCAAATGTTTTAAAGAGATGACTTCGAAGGGTAAATATGCAAATACAACCAGTGATGCGTTCTACAGAGCAAAGAAAGTTGCTACAGAAATTCTTGAAGGGTCTGTGAAGGAGCAATATGCAATTCTAGAAGATTACTGTAACCAGATTCGAGCAACTAACCCTGGTTCTACTGCTATACTGAAAACTAGGATGGAAGGGGACAAGAGATACTTTGAAAGAGTTTATATTTGTCTACAGGCATGCAAAGAAGGATTCAACAGAGGATGCAGGCCATTGATTGGTGTAGATGGTTGCTTTCTTAAAGGCTATTGCAAGGGCATGTTGTTAGCAGCAATTGGAATTGATGCAGTTAATGCAATGTTCCCAATTGCTTATGCTGTAGTGGAGAAGGAGAACAAATCAAGTTGGACTTGGTTCCTTGAATTAGTGAAAGAGGATTTACAGATCCAGAATCCACACAGCTTTTGTATGCTAAGTGACAGGCAAAAAGGCCTTGAAAAAGCTTTGGAGAAGTTATTTGAAGGTGCTGAAATTAGATTTTGTGTTAGACATTTACATGCCAACTTCAAGAAAGATTACCCTGGTTTGCTACTTAAGCAAATGTTGTGGGCAGCAGCAAGGGCCACCACCAAAGAAGAATGGCGAAGGAGAATGTATGACTTCAAACAAATCAGCGAGCCTGCGTACACTTGGTTGTCCAATAAGGCACCTACAGAGTTGACTGAGTCCCACTTCAAGGAGCATGTGAAGTGTGATATGCTTTGCAATAATCTCTGTGAGAGCTTCAATGCAGCAATAATAGGCGTTAGGGACAAGACTATTATAATCTTGTTGGAGAAAATAAGGTATTGGCTCATGCGCATATTTTGTACCAAGAGGGAAAGTGTTAAAAAGTGGGTGCATCCGGTTGGCAAGAGGATCTTGGACATTATTGAGAAGAACAAAAAAGTGGCAAGGCGTTGTCTCCCAACCATGTCCACCTTAACTACATTTGAGGTAAATTTCATGAACATTGAAGTCTTTGTTGTAGATTTGTACAAGCGAACTTGCGCATGTAGGAGTTTCCAATTGAATGGCATACCTTGTGGTCATGCACTAGCATGTATTTGGTTTAGCAACCTAGATGTCATGAATTTCATAGATGGTTTCTACAAGAAAGTTGCATTTGAAGCAACCTATTCAGGAGCAATTCAACCAATGTCAAGTCCTGATAAATGA